In Nitrospira sp., a genomic segment contains:
- a CDS encoding NAD(P)-dependent oxidoreductase: protein MAQSEFRIGIVGVGRMGANMARRLRELHYPVVAVYDTDATRAEELARELGCAAAPTLRELAEPANTVLTVVSDDAAMRRIFSSEAADSLLRQAAGRLFINCATLSPALQREVHTLVEQEGGQCLEACMASSITQARQGTLYLMCGGRREVFERASPLLKALSAHLRLIGPAGEAANVKALVNMVMNANTAALAEGLGLGSALGLDLTMLREVFSQTGANSRVLETDGEDMQSRAHDCYFSASHAAKDSGIACVLAEQAGLDLPVAKAAYEQYRRLVAIGKGEMDKSAIAELTFKGRTGA from the coding sequence TTTCGCATCGGCATCGTCGGGGTTGGACGCATGGGCGCCAACATGGCCCGGCGGCTCCGGGAACTCCACTACCCTGTGGTGGCAGTCTACGACACCGACGCCACACGAGCGGAGGAACTGGCGCGTGAACTGGGATGTGCAGCAGCCCCAACACTGAGGGAACTGGCCGAGCCCGCAAACACGGTATTGACCGTCGTATCGGACGATGCGGCCATGCGGCGGATTTTTTCCAGCGAAGCGGCGGATAGTCTGCTGCGCCAGGCGGCCGGACGACTGTTCATCAATTGCGCGACGCTGTCCCCGGCGCTGCAACGGGAAGTCCACACGCTGGTCGAACAGGAGGGTGGCCAATGCCTCGAAGCCTGTATGGCCAGCAGCATCACACAAGCTCGACAGGGCACGCTCTACCTCATGTGCGGCGGACGGCGGGAAGTCTTCGAACGGGCCAGCCCTTTGCTTAAGGCTCTGAGCGCGCATCTGCGCTTGATCGGCCCGGCCGGGGAAGCCGCGAATGTGAAGGCGCTCGTAAATATGGTGATGAACGCCAATACCGCCGCCCTGGCCGAAGGACTGGGCTTGGGCTCCGCGCTGGGCCTCGATCTGACCATGCTCCGCGAGGTCTTTTCGCAAACCGGCGCTAACTCCCGCGTACTGGAGACCGACGGTGAGGACATGCAGTCTCGCGCGCACGACTGCTATTTTTCCGCCTCCCACGCGGCAAAAGACTCAGGAATAGCCTGCGTCTTGGCCGAACAGGCCGGATTGGACCTTCCGGTGGCCAAGGCTGCCTACGAGCAATATCGACGATTGGTCGCGATCGGCAAGGGGGAGATGGATAAATCAGCCATAGCGGAACTGACCTTTAAGGGACGAACAGGAGCGTAG